The following is a genomic window from Haloterrigena salifodinae.
GACGACGCGCCCTCGAGGTCGACCATGAGCTGGGCCGGGTTGATCTCGACGCCGTTGCTGTCGACCTCCGTGGCGCCGACCTCTTCGGGGATTTCCAGCGAGAACGGCACGCCGGTCGGTCCCGTATCGCTATCGCTGGTGATGTCGCCGGCGAGGAGGCCGTAGAAGTCGTTCGAGAAGTACGCCACGGGGTGCCAGTACGGGAGGGCGACGTGCCACATCCAGGCGATGTCGAACTCCCACTCCTGAACTCGCGAGTAGTAATCCTGTCCGACGGCCTCCATCTCCACGTTCAGTCCGAATTCGTTGAGGTGGTCGGTGAAGACCTTCGTCGGCTGGGACTTCTTGACGCCCGCCTGCGTGATGGCGGTGAAGTCGGTTGCGTCGCCGTCGGGACCGATCCACTCGCCGTTTTCCCGCGAGTAGCCGGCCTGCTGCATGTACTCGACGGCCGCCTCCTCGTCGGCCTCGACGGGGTACTCGATGAGCTGGTCGACGAAGTCTTCGCCGAGGTACTTCTCCTCGACGGACGATCGGATTCCCGTCTGAACCTGGGTCGGCGTCGCCATCACCCCGGTCTGGTTCGCGGCGTCGACGATCGAGGGAATGTCAATGGCGGAAATGATCGCTCGCCGGACCGGCCGCCTCGCGAGGTGCTTGTTGTTCCAGTTCAAGATGTATTTCCGACAGCTGTAATGGTCTAGCTTGTAAATGTTCTCGATGTTATCGGGGTACTCCGACCGCTGGTCCTCAGTGATGTACTGGGTCATGTCGAGGTCGTCGCTCTTCTCGAGTTGCTCGACCTGAGTCCCCTCGGTGGGCTTTACGCGGATCTGCTCGATATCCGTCCGGTCGGCCCACGGGTGGTCCTCCCACGTGGTCGCCAGCGTCTCCGAGGAGTTGAAGTCCTCGATCTTGAAGAGCGAACTGCCGTACCCTTCCTCGACGAACTCCTCGGTGTCGATCGTCAACTGGAGGAGATCCTCGCTAACGGCCTCCCGCTCGCTCTCCGTGGTGGCGTCCTCGTAGCGCTCGTAGTACTCCCGGAAGACCGACTTGGGCGCGGCCGTCCCGGCACCGGCTTCCGACCGCGCGATCGTCGGCGAGATCTCGTCCTTGTAGATCCGCTTGACGGTGTAATCGTCGACCAGTTCGTGGCCTTCGATCGGCGAGGCCTCCGGATCCTGATAGCGCCAGATCTCCTGTTCGATGAGATAGTCCTCGGCGGTGATGTCGTTGCCGTTCCAGAAGTTCCACTCGTCGGAAAACGTGACCGTGACCTCCCGACCGTCGACGCTGAGATCCTCGAAGAAATCGGTCGACACCGTCCCGTCGGCGTGCGTCGTAACCGTGCCCTGGAGCCAGTAGATGCTGTAGGTCTGCGCGTAGTCCGACGCGTTCCAGGGGTTGAAATGAACCTGCGTCGGCTGGCGCCCACCCGCGAACGCCGTGACGAACTCCGTCGCGTCGCTGCCGCTACCGAGACAGCCCGCGAGCGTGGCCGCGACCGTGCCGGCGCTGGCACCGATAAACTCCCGTCTGTTCACCCGAGTGCGATTATGTCTCATGGCTACAAGTAGTCATTAATTATCGACCCTTATGTAGATTGGGACTAGTAATCGGTCGTCGGTGCACACGGGATTCGATCGCCCGGCGCAGTCGCCGTTAGTCCGCGCGTCGCCCGCAGACGACCATCATCGCAAACGAGAAGGCACCGATCACGGCGAACGTCGCGAGTTGGACGATCGTAATAATGTGCGTTCCGGTCCCTCGCTCGATAGCCGGCAGCGCGGCGCCGAGAACGATCAGCGCCAACACCGAGACCATAAACAGCAGTCGGAAATGATGCCGGAACCGGCAGAACGCGCCGACGAGGGTTTCCTCCGTCATGCCGTCATCGTTTTCGCTCAGCCATCACAAGTGTTACTGTGTGAGTCAGTGGCACGATTATCACGTTCGACCGAGAAACGAGTCCGTCGAACAGCACCTTCGAAGTGATTCGGTTCCCGCGAACGCGTGTGATCGGACGGCGACTCGGACGGTCCGCCACGCGCTCGAGTAAGGCGACCTCGAGTACGTTCTCCAGTGGAGAACGCTCTTCTCATCGTGACTGATTCGGTGTTGTGAGTGTCGCTACCCAAAAATTCTAATAAGATGTCATAAATTGAGAGATCGAGGTGTGGAATTCGATGACAGACGCAAACACGAATAGGAGACGGTATCGACGCGACGTGCTAGGCGGAATCGCAATCGGGACGACAGCAATCACAACCAGTGGTGTCGGCGCAGCGATCCCCGGCAGTCAGTCCCACCGGTCTGCCCGCGGAAACAGGAGTGATACTGAGACGCCGGAGGGAACACGGCAGATGGAGTCACTCGGTCGAGGTCTCGTGGCCGTTCCGGTCGACAACGGAGTGCTCGTCCGCTGGCGACTGCTCGGGACCGACCCAGCTGATCTGGGTTTCCACGTGTTCCGCGACGGCGAGCGGGTGAACAACAAGCCGATCACCGAGAGCACGAACTTCCTCGACCCCGAGGGGACGACCGATTCGACCTACGCTGTTCGACCGGTCGGCGTCGGTCGAGCCGGTGGCGGAAAACACAACGGACGGAAACACGGCAGAGGGAAACACGGTGAGGACGGCAGTGACCGCAAACCCGGCATGTCGGAGTCCGTCAAGGTGTGGGAGAATCAGTACAAGGAGATCCCGCTGAACAAACCCGATCCGGTCGAGGGCGAGGACGGTGAGACGATTACGTACCACGCCAACGACGCCAGCGTCGGCGATCTCACCGGGAACGGCACGCTCGACATCGTCCAGAAGTGGACTCCATCGGACGCAGGGGACAACTTGCCGGGTCATAGAAGCGACGTCCTGCTCGACGGCTACACGATAGAGGGCGAGCACCTCTGGCGGATGAACCTCGGACAGAACATCCGGGCTGGACCACACTACACGCCGTTCGCCGTCTACGACTTCGACGGCGACGGGAAAGCCGAACTGGCCGTGCGGACGTCCGACGGCGCCACGGACGGGACCGGCACGGTCATCGGCGACCCGGACGCCGACTACACGAACGAGGACGGATTCGTCCTCGAGGGACCGGAGTACCTCACCGTCTTCGACGGCGAAACCGGCGAGGCACTCGCAACAGAAGACTTCGAGCCCGCGCGCGGCGACGTCTGCGACTGGGGCGACTGCTACGGCAACCGCGTCGATCGATTCCTCGCCGGCGCCGCCTACCTCGACGGCGAGCGTCCGAGCATCCTCATGACGCGGGGCTACTACGAGAAGACCATGCTGGCCGCGTGGGACTTCCGCGACGGCGAACTCACCACCCGCTGGATCTTTGACAGCACCGACGGCAATCAGGAGTACGAGGGCCAGGGTAACCACCAGCTCGCCATCGCCGACGTCGACGGTGACGGGAAGGACGAGATCGTTTACGGCGCCTGTGTCATCGATCACGACGGCACCGGGCTCTACTCGACCGGGTGGCACCACGGGGACGCCCTCCACGTCGGTGACTTCGACCCTAGTCGGGACGGACTCGAGGTCTTCCAGCCACACGAGTACGGGGAGTATGGAGCGTCGTTCCGGGATGCCGAAACGGGCGAGCTCCTGTGGGGGATCGGAGACGGAAGCAGCGACGTCGGTCGGGGCATGATCGCAGACATCGATCCGAACTACGACGGCGCGGAAGCGTGGGCGGGCGTTCCCCTGTCCGATGGCGGACTCGGCACGTGGTCCGCCAGCGGCGAGCAAATCAACGAAAATACCGTCAACTCGATCAACTTCGGGATCTGGTGGACCGGAGACCTGCACCGGGAGCTGCTGGACCACGACTTCCTCGGCTGGGAGGAAGGATACGGCGTCGGCTGGATCAAGAAGTGGAACCCCGAAACCGAGGAGCTCGACCTGCTGAAGTCCTTCGAGGGAACTCGGTCGAATAACTCGTCGAAGGGGACGCCGTGTCTCTCGGGAGACATCCTCGGCGACTGGCGCGAAGAGGTGATCTGGCGGACCGAAGACAGCGAGACGCTGCGGCTGTACGCGACGCCGTACGAGACTGATCACCGACTGCACACACTGTTGCACGACTCGCAATATCGAACCGCGCTCGCATGGCAGAACGCCGGCTACAATCAGCCGCCGTGGCCGAGTTACTTCCTCGGACACGGGATGGACGACCCGCCGAAACCCGACATCGAACTCGTCTCCAGCGATAACGGCTGAACGGCGTGTCCCGCCGTGGCGCCGTTTAGTTACGGTAGAATTACCCCAAACAGTTATATTAATAGATAATATACCAAATTTCGGAGTATGAGGGAAGATGACTAGTCCAGACGCCAACACTACGGAGTATCGAGGGTATCGACGCGAACTGCTGAGCGGGATTGCGGCCGGAACAACGGTGTTCGCAACCAGCGGGGCGGCGGCTGCCACGAGTCGAAACGACCGATCCGCCGTCGGAAACGACGGGGCTGGATCGCCGCGTCAGATGGAGGCGCTCGACCGCGGCCTCGTGGCGGTTCCGGTCGAAAACGGGGTCCTCGTCCGCTGGCGACTGCTCGGGACGGAGCCCGCCGATCTGGGATTCCACGTGTTCCGCGACGGCGAGCGGGTGAACAACAAGCCGATCACCGAGAGCACGAACTTCCTCGACCCCGAAGGGACGACCGATTCGACCTACGCCGTTCGACCGGTCGGTAACGGACGGGCCGGCGGCAGAAAACACAACGGACGGAAACACGCCAGAGGGAAACGCGGCGAGAACGGCAGTGACCGCAAACCCGGCATGTCGAAGTCCGTCGAGGTGTGGGACGAACAGTACAAGGAAATCCCGTTGAACAAGCCCGACCCGGTCGAGGGGGAAGACGGCGAGACGGTCACGTACCACGCCAACGACGCGAGCGTGGGCGACCTCACGGGCGACGGCACGCTCGATATCGTCCTCAAATGGACCCCATCGGATGCGAAGAACAACGCCTTCGAGGGGCAGACGAGCGACGTCTTACTCGACGGGTACACGATCGAGGGCGACCACCTTTGGCGAATCAACCTCGGGCAGAACATCCGCGCCGGCGCGGCCTACACGTCGTTCGCCGTCTACGACTTCGACGGCGACGGAACGGCGGAAGTAGCGATGCGGACGTCCGACGGCACTACGGACGGCACCGGGGCGGTCATCGGTGATCCGGACGCCGATTACACGAACGACGCGGGACGCATCCTCGAGGGGCCGGAGTATCTGACCGTCTTCGACGGCGAGACGGGTGAAGCACTCGCGACGGAAGACTTCGAGCCCGCGCGTGGAGACGCCTGTGATTGGGGCGACTGCTATGGCCATCGCGTCGATCACTTCCTCCCGACGCCCGCCTACCTCGACGGCGAACGACCGAGCATCGTCATGGGTCGGGGCTACTACGAGAAGACGATGGTGGCGGCGTGGGACTTCTGCGACGGCGAACTCGACGTCCGCTGGATTTTCGATAGCGACGACGGCAACCAGGAGTACGAGGGGCAGGGCAATCACCAACTCTCCATCGCTGACGTCGACGGCGACGGCAAGGACGAGATCGTCTACGGCGCGATGGTCGTTGACCACGACGGCACCGGGCTCTACTCGACCGGCTGGGGCCACGGCGACGCCCTCCACGTCGGCGATTTCGATCCCAGCAGGGAGGGCCTCGAAGTCTTCCAGCCTCACGAGTACGGGACCTACGGTGCGACGTTCCGCGACGCCGGAACTGGCGAGTTGCTGTGGGGGAAGGGAGACGGGGAGAATGACATCGGCAGAGGAATGATCGCGGACATCGATCCGAACTACGAGGGCGCTGAAGCGTGGGCAGGGATTCCTCTCTCCGACGGCGGACTCAATACATGGACCGCCAGCGGTGAACGGATCCGCGAGACGCCAATCGGTTCGGCCAATTCGGCGATCTGGTGGACGGGAGACCTCCACCGCGAGCTGCTGGACCACGACTTCCTCGGCTACGACGAGGGAGGGTACGGTCACGGCTGGATCAAGAAGTGGAACCCTGAGACCGAAGAACTAGAGCGCCTGAAGACCTTCGACGGCACGCGATCGAACAATGGCTCGAAGGGGAATCCGTGTTTCTCGGGCGACATCCTCGGCGACTGGCGCGAAGAGGTAATCTGGCGGACCGACGACAGCGAAGCGCTGCGGCTGTACGCGACGCCCTACGAGACCGATCACCGGCTGTACACGCTATTGCACGACCCGCAGTACCGGACCGCGCTCGCGTGGCAGAACGTGATATATAACCAACCGCCGTGGCCGAGTTACTTCATCGGACACGGGATGGACGACCCGCCGAAACCCGATATCGAACTCGTCTCCGCTGACGGCGAGTGAACGTCACGCGTCTCGTCACGTCACGATCCGCTACCGGTCGACTGCACGGACCTGAGTAGCCAGTTGGTACGCGAGGTATGGGACCGTCGTCTCGGTCCCCTTCAGTCGTCGGCGATTCGAGACCGAACTGTCTGTTCAGTATTAGATGTACTATTCATATCCCATAGTGACAAATATTTATATGACGTGATATGGACGGAGGAACTGCGGTGTGAAAGAGAATGACTAATTCGAGTACGAACGAGAGACGACTGCGACAATACCGACGCGAACTGCTGAGTGGAATAGCGGCCGGAACGACGGTGTTCGCAACCGGTGCTGCGGCGACTCCGACGGACGGGAACGGCCGATCCGGGGGCAGGAATAGAAATGGCGCCAAGAAGAACAGATCGGCGCGCCAGATGGAATCACTCAATCGGGGCCTCGTGGCCGTTCCGGTAGACGACGGGGTACTCGTCCGGTGGCGCCTGCTCGGAACCGAGCCCGCCAATTTGGGTTTCCACGTGTTCCGCGACGGCGAGCGGGTGAACAATAAGCCGATCACCGAGAGCACGAACTTCCTCGACCCCGAAGGGACGACCGATTCAACCTATGCGGTTCGACCGGTCGGCAACGGTCGGGCCGGAGGAAGGCGGAAAACCGGCGGGAGCGACCGCAAACCCGGCATGTCGAAGTCCGTCGAGGTGTGGGACGAACAGTACAAGGAAATCCCGTTGAACAAGCCCGACCCGGTCGAAGGCGAGGACGGCGAGACGGTCACGTACCACGCCAACGACGCGAGCGTGGGCGACCTCACTGGGAACGGCACACTCGATATCGTCCTGAAGTGGTCCCCATCGGACTCGAAGGTAAACCCG
Proteins encoded in this region:
- a CDS encoding rhamnogalacturonan lyase, translating into MEALDRGLVAVPVENGVLVRWRLLGTEPADLGFHVFRDGERVNNKPITESTNFLDPEGTTDSTYAVRPVGNGRAGGRKHNGRKHARGKRGENGSDRKPGMSKSVEVWDEQYKEIPLNKPDPVEGEDGETVTYHANDASVGDLTGDGTLDIVLKWTPSDAKNNAFEGQTSDVLLDGYTIEGDHLWRINLGQNIRAGAAYTSFAVYDFDGDGTAEVAMRTSDGTTDGTGAVIGDPDADYTNDAGRILEGPEYLTVFDGETGEALATEDFEPARGDACDWGDCYGHRVDHFLPTPAYLDGERPSIVMGRGYYEKTMVAAWDFCDGELDVRWIFDSDDGNQEYEGQGNHQLSIADVDGDGKDEIVYGAMVVDHDGTGLYSTGWGHGDALHVGDFDPSREGLEVFQPHEYGTYGATFRDAGTGELLWGKGDGENDIGRGMIADIDPNYEGAEAWAGIPLSDGGLNTWTASGERIRETPIGSANSAIWWTGDLHRELLDHDFLGYDEGGYGHGWIKKWNPETEELERLKTFDGTRSNNGSKGNPCFSGDILGDWREEVIWRTDDSEALRLYATPYETDHRLYTLLHDPQYRTALAWQNVIYNQPPWPSYFIGHGMDDPPKPDIELVSADGE
- a CDS encoding rhamnogalacturonan lyase encodes the protein MESLGRGLVAVPVDNGVLVRWRLLGTDPADLGFHVFRDGERVNNKPITESTNFLDPEGTTDSTYAVRPVGVGRAGGGKHNGRKHGRGKHGEDGSDRKPGMSESVKVWENQYKEIPLNKPDPVEGEDGETITYHANDASVGDLTGNGTLDIVQKWTPSDAGDNLPGHRSDVLLDGYTIEGEHLWRMNLGQNIRAGPHYTPFAVYDFDGDGKAELAVRTSDGATDGTGTVIGDPDADYTNEDGFVLEGPEYLTVFDGETGEALATEDFEPARGDVCDWGDCYGNRVDRFLAGAAYLDGERPSILMTRGYYEKTMLAAWDFRDGELTTRWIFDSTDGNQEYEGQGNHQLAIADVDGDGKDEIVYGACVIDHDGTGLYSTGWHHGDALHVGDFDPSRDGLEVFQPHEYGEYGASFRDAETGELLWGIGDGSSDVGRGMIADIDPNYDGAEAWAGVPLSDGGLGTWSASGEQINENTVNSINFGIWWTGDLHRELLDHDFLGWEEGYGVGWIKKWNPETEELDLLKSFEGTRSNNSSKGTPCLSGDILGDWREEVIWRTEDSETLRLYATPYETDHRLHTLLHDSQYRTALAWQNAGYNQPPWPSYFLGHGMDDPPKPDIELVSSDNG
- a CDS encoding ABC transporter substrate-binding protein, which codes for MNRREFIGASAGTVAATLAGCLGSGSDATEFVTAFAGGRQPTQVHFNPWNASDYAQTYSIYWLQGTVTTHADGTVSTDFFEDLSVDGREVTVTFSDEWNFWNGNDITAEDYLIEQEIWRYQDPEASPIEGHELVDDYTVKRIYKDEISPTIARSEAGAGTAAPKSVFREYYERYEDATTESEREAVSEDLLQLTIDTEEFVEEGYGSSLFKIEDFNSSETLATTWEDHPWADRTDIEQIRVKPTEGTQVEQLEKSDDLDMTQYITEDQRSEYPDNIENIYKLDHYSCRKYILNWNNKHLARRPVRRAIISAIDIPSIVDAANQTGVMATPTQVQTGIRSSVEEKYLGEDFVDQLIEYPVEADEEAAVEYMQQAGYSRENGEWIGPDGDATDFTAITQAGVKKSQPTKVFTDHLNEFGLNVEMEAVGQDYYSRVQEWEFDIAWMWHVALPYWHPVAYFSNDFYGLLAGDITSDSDTGPTGVPFSLEIPEEVGATEVDSNGVEINPAQLMVDLEGASSEEETIEITQTLAQWVNYDLPVIVHLQDNRGFAGDVENFTFPSEDDFRMDCSNPGPNALLNGHISTN